A portion of the Calothrix sp. 336/3 genome contains these proteins:
- a CDS encoding restriction endonuclease subunit S, translating into MARLVLDFFENWQDEVETGGGMYRDIDSVKKYCEHIEVGFEDYQTLLLGVPSEQLLEYELFKEYKNEFDKNTEIINLKKRKSFKDFSEQEQESELNKRFLEYLQAIEKNKLYYFILAFNNPQKVLIVKSPADNKEQKQFLGYEWSNAKGNEGLKYLTGSHITPLFDPDNRYNSEKINYWIQQNFNGNNQDIELQNLSKYITYASLVDLLDFSRKDFNKAFSLTPKKNLKIETKWELVKLENVCEIVRGASPRPIDKYITTDKNGINWVKIGDVSEGSKYVTQAAEKITLEGSEKSRAVKEGDFILSNSMSFGRPYIMKISGCIHDGWLLLSKFSERLNKDYLYEILSYKDTQQQFSESAAGGVVQNLNTERVRATKIPLPPLEVQQQIVNECERMEQTRNQFFAANMNAKDFEKLIKEKKNEIIRKYL; encoded by the coding sequence GTGGCAAGACTTGTTTTAGATTTCTTTGAAAATTGGCAAGATGAAGTGGAAACAGGCGGGGGAATGTATCGGGATATTGATTCTGTTAAAAAGTATTGTGAGCATATTGAAGTAGGCTTTGAAGATTATCAAACTCTTTTGTTAGGCGTTCCTTCTGAGCAGTTATTAGAATATGAACTGTTTAAGGAATACAAAAATGAGTTTGATAAAAACACTGAAATTATTAATTTAAAAAAGAGAAAATCTTTTAAGGATTTTTCTGAGCAAGAACAAGAGTCTGAACTTAATAAGCGGTTTTTAGAATATTTGCAAGCGATTGAAAAAAATAAGCTTTATTATTTCATTTTAGCTTTTAATAATCCCCAAAAAGTTCTAATTGTTAAAAGTCCTGCGGATAATAAGGAACAAAAACAATTTCTTGGCTATGAATGGAGTAATGCGAAGGGTAATGAAGGTTTAAAATATCTTACTGGTAGTCATATTACGCCACTTTTTGATCCTGATAATCGATACAATTCTGAAAAAATAAATTATTGGATTCAGCAAAATTTTAACGGGAATAATCAAGATATCGAATTGCAAAACCTCAGCAAATATATTACTTATGCCAGTTTGGTAGATTTATTAGATTTCTCTCGTAAGGATTTTAATAAGGCTTTTTCGCTTACTCCTAAGAAGAATTTAAAAATCGAAACTAAATGGGAATTAGTCAAGTTAGAAAATGTTTGTGAAATTGTTAGAGGTGCATCACCTAGACCAATTGATAAATATATTACAACAGATAAAAATGGTATAAATTGGGTCAAAATTGGTGATGTAAGTGAAGGTTCAAAATATGTGACTCAAGCAGCAGAAAAGATAACTTTAGAAGGTTCTGAGAAATCACGAGCAGTTAAAGAAGGTGACTTTATTTTATCTAATTCTATGAGCTTTGGCAGACCTTATATTATGAAAATATCGGGCTGTATTCATGATGGTTGGTTACTGCTATCTAAATTTAGTGAAAGACTAAACAAGGATTATCTATACGAGATTTTATCTTACAAAGATACTCAACAACAGTTCTCGGAAAGTGCGGCTGGTGGAGTAGTACAAAATTTGAATACTGAAAGAGTCAGAGCCACTAAAATTCCCTTACCACCTTTAGAAGTGCAGCAGCAGATAGTTAATGAATGTGAGCGAATGGAACAAACTAGAAATCAATTTTTTGCAGCCAACATGAATGCTAAGGATTTTGAAAAATTGATTAAAGAGAAGAAAAACGAAATCATAAGAAAATACTTGTAG
- a CDS encoding type I restriction enzyme HsdR N-terminal domain-containing protein has product MMTQDNFKSLLLSLGFEQNQNVLSKHFSHTEGMLKVDFNKKELIYPESHGLIINERQTCNFSQNENFVVFECVHRLLAKGYKPEHIELEPKWQVGHGASGGRADILVKNQQGKPMLIIECKTAGKEFEKAWKDTQNDGGQLFSYAQQIQETEFLCLYASSFLNDVCVFDYYVISHKDNQKIIADDPSLLSFEKAKDVKGRFKVWQQTYQLEKTTKGIFEDNIPAYQIGKDKYTIDDLTPINARDKEKKYHVFRTILRKHNVSGRENAFDILVNLFLCKIVDETQHPQELKFYWKGIAYDNYYDFIDRLQGLYKYGMEKYLGEEITYISNEEIEGAFWAAKQKRNAIKKQIKDYFRKLKFFTNSDFSFIDVYNKNLFDKNIKVLLDIVEMWQDLF; this is encoded by the coding sequence ATGATGACTCAAGATAACTTTAAATCTCTTTTACTATCACTAGGTTTTGAGCAAAATCAAAATGTGTTATCAAAGCATTTTTCGCATACTGAGGGGATGCTCAAGGTAGATTTTAATAAAAAAGAATTAATTTATCCTGAAAGTCATGGATTAATTATTAATGAGCGTCAGACTTGCAATTTCTCTCAAAATGAAAATTTTGTTGTTTTTGAATGCGTGCATCGACTTTTAGCAAAGGGATATAAACCTGAACATATAGAACTTGAACCAAAATGGCAAGTTGGGCATGGTGCTAGTGGAGGTCGTGCAGATATTTTAGTAAAAAATCAACAAGGAAAACCAATGTTGATCATTGAGTGCAAAACAGCAGGTAAAGAGTTTGAAAAAGCTTGGAAAGATACTCAAAACGACGGCGGACAATTATTTTCTTATGCTCAACAAATTCAAGAAACTGAATTTTTATGTCTTTATGCTTCAAGCTTTTTAAATGATGTTTGTGTTTTTGATTATTATGTCATATCTCACAAAGACAACCAAAAAATTATAGCAGATGATCCTAGTCTACTTAGTTTTGAGAAGGCAAAGGATGTAAAAGGAAGATTTAAAGTTTGGCAACAAACATATCAATTAGAAAAAACTACTAAGGGCATTTTTGAAGATAATATTCCTGCCTATCAAATTGGTAAAGATAAATACACTATTGATGATCTTACACCGATTAACGCAAGAGATAAAGAAAAGAAATATCATGTATTCCGAACTATTCTCAGAAAGCATAATGTTTCTGGACGAGAGAATGCTTTTGATATTTTAGTTAATCTTTTTCTGTGCAAGATTGTAGATGAAACTCAGCATCCACAAGAACTTAAGTTCTATTGGAAGGGGATAGCCTACGATAATTATTACGATTTTATTGACCGATTGCAGGGGCTTTATAAATATGGAATGGAAAAATATTTAGGCGAAGAGATTACTTATATTAGTAATGAAGAAATTGAAGGCGCATTTTGGGCAGCAAAACAAAAGCGTAATGCTATTAAAAAGCAAATTAAAGATTATTTTCGCAAACTGAAATTTTTCACTAATAGCGATTTTTCTTTTATAGATGTTTATAACAAGAATTTATTTGATAAAAATATTAAGGTTTTGCTAGATATTGTAGAGATGTGGCAAGACTTGTTTTAG
- a CDS encoding pyridoxamine 5'-phosphate oxidase family protein, with the protein MSSKEIHELLNKIGYGHLGCIHEGKPYVMPMYYYLENSDIYLFTTVGMKTHDIDANPEICLQVEEINGSLHWRSVIVNGRASRLTEQPEIDRAMNLIKERNTTLSPAINRTWIDAEGRSEAIAIYRIHESEISGRTTDGVSSR; encoded by the coding sequence ATGAGTTCCAAAGAAATACACGAACTCCTAAACAAAATAGGATATGGTCATTTGGGCTGCATACATGAAGGTAAACCCTACGTGATGCCAATGTATTATTATCTCGAGAATTCGGATATTTATCTGTTTACAACGGTTGGGATGAAGACTCATGACATAGACGCGAATCCAGAAATCTGCTTACAGGTTGAAGAAATTAACGGGTCTCTGCATTGGCGCAGCGTGATTGTGAATGGTCGAGCCTCACGCCTCACCGAACAACCAGAAATCGATCGCGCAATGAACTTGATCAAAGAGCGCAATACAACGCTGTCACCTGCCATCAATCGAACTTGGATTGATGCTGAGGGACGTTCAGAAGCGATCGCCATCTACCGCATCCACGAGAGTGAAATAAGTGGACGAACCACTGATGGAGTCAGTAGTCGCTAA
- a CDS encoding ATP-binding cassette domain-containing protein: MKLSHELIPAASLNLNEVTIEVRGLYKHYGKTIAIRGLDLQIRRGELFGLIGPDGAGKTSTFNILGGVMEATAGDAKILGLPARDARNYTGYLTQQFSLYPDLSVDENIYYSAGLRLVPENQLEARRTKYLKLMQLDSFRDRLAGRLSGGMKQKLALCCALIAEPQVLLLDEPTTGVDTIARREFWDILAGLTAQNITVLVATPDLDEAERCDRVALIYNGQIQQMGSPSELKGNLGLNRLIIRTSQLIQAEQALIVTGEIAEVSTLGDRLEVLVKDVKSGIAFVRDRLTQNNVQFEEIQPESPTLENVFTTLLRQKGSVPKSLPFPRVKSLAISEPAKAKIAISAQNLNRVFGDFHAVVDLNLDIRYGDVYGLLGANGAGKTTAIKMLCGLLPISSGEMSLAGETGNLRSAELRQRIGYMSQKFTLYDDLTILENLQFYSGVYGIPPRQQREKISWVLSISGLEGQEHLLTRQLPGGWKQRVAFGASVIHEPEILFLDEPTSGVDVLARQQFWQLINDFARHGTAILVTTHYMNEAEQCSRMCFMVAGRKVAEGSASEIKAAQPGQLFELKIGELQGSYDRLRQFLEPWRVSIFGDRLHVVLDHPTAELPQVRSYLQSANLSLTDIQPMPFSLEDAFIGEVQRAGGAPP; the protein is encoded by the coding sequence ATGAAACTTTCCCATGAATTAATTCCTGCTGCTTCTCTAAACTTAAATGAGGTGACAATCGAGGTTCGGGGACTCTACAAACACTATGGTAAAACCATTGCAATTCGCGGACTCGATCTGCAAATCCGCCGTGGCGAATTATTTGGATTGATTGGTCCTGATGGTGCAGGTAAGACAAGCACATTCAATATTTTGGGTGGGGTGATGGAGGCTACCGCAGGTGATGCTAAAATTCTGGGATTACCTGCCCGCGATGCTCGAAATTACACTGGATATTTAACTCAACAATTTTCTCTTTATCCCGATCTGAGTGTGGATGAAAATATCTATTACAGTGCAGGATTGCGACTTGTCCCCGAAAATCAACTTGAAGCGCGACGCACCAAGTATCTTAAGTTGATGCAACTCGATTCATTTCGCGATCGCCTTGCCGGTCGTCTTTCTGGTGGGATGAAGCAAAAGTTAGCTTTGTGCTGTGCATTAATTGCTGAACCGCAAGTATTATTACTGGATGAGCCAACAACTGGAGTCGATACCATTGCTAGGCGTGAGTTTTGGGACATTCTGGCTGGATTAACTGCCCAAAATATTACCGTACTGGTTGCGACTCCCGATTTAGATGAAGCCGAACGGTGCGATCGCGTGGCATTAATTTACAATGGACAAATTCAGCAAATGGGTTCTCCCTCAGAACTCAAGGGTAATTTAGGCTTAAATCGCTTAATTATCCGCACTTCGCAGCTAATTCAAGCAGAACAAGCACTGATTGTTACAGGTGAAATTGCAGAGGTGTCAACATTAGGCGATCGCCTGGAAGTTTTGGTGAAAGATGTGAAATCGGGAATTGCCTTTGTGCGCGATCGCTTGACTCAAAACAATGTACAGTTCGAGGAAATTCAACCAGAATCACCCACACTAGAGAACGTTTTCACCACACTGTTACGCCAAAAAGGTTCTGTACCAAAATCTCTGCCATTTCCGCGAGTCAAAAGCTTGGCAATATCTGAACCTGCAAAGGCGAAAATAGCGATTTCTGCACAGAATCTCAATCGCGTTTTTGGTGACTTTCACGCCGTTGTGGATTTGAATCTTGATATCCGCTATGGCGATGTTTATGGACTTTTGGGTGCAAATGGAGCCGGAAAAACCACCGCCATCAAAATGCTATGTGGACTATTACCAATTAGTTCTGGCGAAATGTCCCTGGCTGGAGAAACAGGTAATCTTCGCAGTGCAGAATTGCGGCAACGCATCGGCTATATGAGTCAGAAGTTCACCCTCTACGATGATTTAACAATTCTCGAAAATTTGCAGTTCTATAGCGGTGTTTATGGCATTCCACCCCGTCAGCAGCGAGAAAAAATTAGTTGGGTGTTATCCATTTCGGGATTAGAAGGACAAGAACATTTACTGACAAGACAACTTCCCGGTGGATGGAAGCAACGGGTAGCATTTGGTGCATCCGTCATCCATGAACCGGAAATTTTGTTTTTAGATGAACCAACTTCGGGCGTAGATGTTTTAGCACGTCAGCAATTTTGGCAATTGATTAATGATTTTGCTCGACATGGGACAGCAATTTTGGTGACAACCCATTATATGAACGAAGCGGAACAATGTAGCCGGATGTGTTTTATGGTTGCAGGGCGGAAAGTTGCCGAAGGTTCTGCCAGTGAGATTAAAGCCGCACAACCTGGTCAATTATTTGAGTTAAAAATTGGCGAACTCCAAGGAAGTTACGATCGCTTACGGCAATTTCTCGAACCGTGGCGTGTCTCCATTTTTGGCGATCGCCTCCACGTTGTTCTCGATCATCCTACCGCAGAACTGCCCCAAGTGCGGTCATATCTGCAATCGGCAAATCTCTCTCTTACAGATATTCAACCCATGCCATTTTCCTTAGAAGATGCGTTTATTGGGGAAGTGCAACGAGCCGGAGGTGCGCCGCCATGA
- a CDS encoding DUF6544 family protein, giving the protein MLIKWIVIIGVLIVVCTGLAVLYGSDRWQSETHSLRTKLTSGRRIIQPKIYDSKEIEDLPVPVQQFFQTVLKDGQPIVAVVKLSQQGQFNMSETQNKWSPFTATQLVTTQCLGFDWDARIQMAPGVNAFVHDTYLLGEGSLHASLLGLFTVAKMHGAPENNQGELLRFFAEALWYPTALLPSQGVLWEAINDTSARATLTDGATTVSVVFQFNAEGTIDTFRTEARYRDKLTAMPWGGRFWEYSVCNGMLIPLQGEVGWEYPEGTRLYFKGRTTEIHYEFAS; this is encoded by the coding sequence ATGTTAATTAAATGGATTGTAATTATTGGTGTTTTAATCGTAGTCTGTACTGGGCTTGCTGTTCTCTATGGTAGCGATCGCTGGCAGTCAGAAACCCATAGTTTACGTACCAAGTTAACCAGTGGACGGCGGATAATTCAGCCGAAAATCTATGATTCAAAGGAAATTGAAGATTTGCCAGTACCAGTACAGCAATTTTTTCAGACGGTACTCAAGGACGGACAACCGATCGTGGCTGTAGTCAAACTCTCCCAGCAGGGACAGTTCAACATGAGCGAAACTCAGAACAAATGGAGTCCGTTTACTGCCACTCAACTTGTGACGACTCAATGTCTGGGTTTTGATTGGGATGCACGTATCCAGATGGCTCCAGGAGTTAATGCCTTTGTTCATGATACCTATTTATTAGGAGAAGGCAGCTTACACGCATCATTACTCGGTCTTTTTACCGTTGCAAAAATGCACGGTGCGCCTGAAAACAATCAAGGTGAATTATTGCGGTTCTTTGCTGAGGCTCTTTGGTATCCTACTGCCCTATTACCTAGCCAGGGAGTGCTATGGGAAGCAATTAATGACACCTCCGCTCGCGCTACTTTGACGGATGGTGCAACAACTGTCTCCGTTGTGTTTCAGTTTAATGCTGAAGGGACGATCGATACGTTTCGGACTGAGGCTCGTTATCGTGACAAGCTGACTGCGATGCCTTGGGGCGGTCGATTCTGGGAATATTCGGTTTGTAATGGGATGCTGATTCCTTTACAGGGTGAGGTGGGATGGGAGTATCCAGAAGGCACTCGGCTTTATTTTAAAGGAAGAACTACAGAGATTCACTATGAGTTTGCGTCTTGA
- a CDS encoding PspC domain-containing protein, with the protein MIYLPLISILLLIGPALAAISITRSLTTRGHLFLLSICILYGIFPFLVTWGGMGLAERFGCSAEAVRFICPSSSWLGDVISGMFMAHWLAIFAIPSAIFGAIGLLISLILKVKRSDVNTPVIPRTIFYRSRHKVFAGVCYALSQLWNLPIMGVRIITVILAIVIPGFIFLYFWCWLAFPIEPRSQQPVGEQS; encoded by the coding sequence ATGATTTACTTGCCTTTGATTTCAATCCTGTTGCTTATTGGACCAGCACTTGCAGCAATCTCCATAACGCGATCGCTTACCACCCGTGGACATTTATTTTTGTTGAGTATATGTATCCTCTACGGAATTTTTCCATTCCTAGTCACTTGGGGGGGGATGGGTTTAGCTGAACGCTTTGGTTGTTCAGCAGAAGCAGTTCGCTTTATTTGTCCGTCCTCATCTTGGCTTGGAGACGTGATTTCGGGAATGTTCATGGCTCACTGGCTGGCGATTTTCGCTATTCCATCAGCCATTTTCGGTGCGATTGGACTCCTGATTTCTTTGATTCTCAAGGTCAAACGATCAGATGTCAATACTCCTGTCATACCAAGGACTATATTTTATCGCAGTCGTCATAAAGTTTTCGCTGGCGTGTGTTATGCCCTTTCTCAGCTATGGAATTTACCAATCATGGGTGTCCGAATTATTACCGTTATTTTAGCGATCGTCATCCCTGGATTTATTTTTCTGTACTTTTGGTGTTGGTTGGCATTCCCCATCGAGCCGCGATCTCAACAACCTGTAGGAGAACAATCATGA
- a CDS encoding DUF6064 family protein has protein sequence MRKLLKIPLTTEQFFQVFEKYNQTIFPMQAVLILVAIASVVLVVSRKPFANKTISGLLGFLWLWAGVVYHLTFFTEISPPAYLFGALFVFQGWLFLYEGIVINRLSFCANQKIYGILGAILIVYSLAIYPLIGYALGRNFPTSPTFGVPCPTTIFTFGLLLWTDKKVPSILLIIPILWSLVGTSAALIFGIKEDFGLLVAGTLGTVSIVWRDLTPRIER, from the coding sequence ATGAGAAAGTTACTTAAAATCCCTTTGACCACCGAACAATTTTTTCAGGTTTTCGAGAAATACAATCAAACTATATTTCCGATGCAAGCTGTACTAATTTTAGTGGCGATCGCATCGGTTGTACTGGTAGTAAGTCGAAAACCATTTGCAAACAAAACCATTTCGGGCTTACTCGGTTTCCTCTGGCTATGGGCGGGTGTTGTTTACCATTTGACTTTTTTTACAGAAATCAGTCCACCCGCTTATCTTTTCGGCGCGTTGTTCGTTTTTCAAGGCTGGTTATTTTTATACGAAGGTATAGTGATAAATCGTTTAAGTTTTTGTGCTAACCAGAAAATTTACGGTATTCTTGGTGCAATTTTAATTGTTTATTCCCTAGCAATTTATCCGTTAATCGGCTATGCGCTGGGACGAAATTTTCCAACATCACCGACATTCGGCGTACCTTGTCCGACAACCATTTTCACCTTCGGCTTGCTGCTCTGGACAGACAAAAAAGTTCCATCAATTTTATTGATTATTCCTATTTTGTGGTCGCTCGTCGGAACCTCAGCGGCTTTGATTTTCGGGATTAAAGAAGATTTCGGATTGCTAGTTGCGGGAACGCTCGGAACGGTTTCTATCGTTTGGCGCGATTTAACACCGAGAATAGAGAGGTAA
- a CDS encoding DUF1772 domain-containing protein codes for MTHLLELPQRMQFDQQLWVRVTVFENVYKLFGSVGAAFEITAILTAIVLVFLVRKCGSTFYWTLIGAIFLVLAFVSWIMFVAPMNAEFAKWLTNPIPADWRQYRDQWEYAHAINALIKIIGLSLLVISVLVETPKKRVIHSEQ; via the coding sequence ATGACACATTTGCTAGAACTGCCGCAACGAATGCAGTTTGATCAGCAACTTTGGGTTAGAGTCACGGTTTTTGAAAATGTTTATAAGTTGTTTGGCTCAGTTGGCGCAGCTTTTGAAATTACAGCAATTTTGACAGCAATTGTGTTGGTATTTCTTGTTCGCAAATGTGGTTCAACCTTCTACTGGACATTGATCGGAGCAATTTTCTTAGTGTTGGCATTTGTGAGTTGGATAATGTTTGTTGCGCCAATGAATGCTGAATTTGCCAAATGGTTGACGAATCCCATTCCAGCAGATTGGAGACAGTATCGGGATCAATGGGAGTATGCACACGCAATTAACGCCTTGATCAAAATTATTGGGCTAAGTTTGTTGGTGATCTCTGTGCTTGTAGAAACGCCGAAAAAGAGAGTGATCCATTCTGAACAATAA
- a CDS encoding DUF3267 domain-containing protein: MNMATRNEPIYVFRLTPEILLIWTTLSLFLFIITASGVSWYYAIIHEQTVSFSIKSAEGGVWQGIIGLVVLLAITFVTTIIHELVHGIAFAAFGGSPRYGLKVKYFLPLAYATSSGDIFRRNAFIIITLAPLIVIDFVSLLMLAIFPQAPWLIWVIAFNTSGAIGDIWIAVQLLRCPKSIRVEDREESIAIYAPLNVTRQELPFPITGKSRFSSSIKNVLNIAFMTFALVLISGFLLVPLLKILEVPSFIIGNNSFLIIRWENTTKGFGFEFTFLYFVILSFILLLLISFTNMLKRRHF, translated from the coding sequence ATGAATATGGCAACTCGTAATGAGCCAATTTATGTATTTCGTTTAACTCCAGAAATATTACTGATTTGGACTACTTTAAGTTTATTTCTGTTCATAATAACAGCATCTGGTGTCAGTTGGTATTATGCCATCATTCATGAACAAACAGTATCTTTCAGTATCAAAAGTGCTGAAGGTGGAGTTTGGCAAGGAATTATTGGCTTGGTGGTTTTGCTTGCTATTACTTTTGTCACCACCATTATTCATGAATTAGTTCATGGAATTGCGTTTGCTGCCTTTGGTGGTTCGCCACGTTATGGATTAAAAGTTAAATATTTCTTACCCCTTGCTTATGCCACTTCATCAGGTGACATTTTTCGCCGCAATGCTTTTATTATCATTACTTTAGCCCCGTTGATAGTCATTGATTTTGTGTCTTTGCTAATGCTAGCAATTTTTCCCCAAGCACCTTGGTTAATTTGGGTAATTGCATTCAATACAAGCGGTGCAATTGGCGACATCTGGATAGCAGTACAATTACTACGTTGCCCAAAATCAATTCGAGTTGAAGATAGGGAAGAAAGCATAGCAATTTATGCACCTCTGAATGTGACTCGCCAAGAACTTCCTTTTCCTATAACTGGTAAAAGTAGATTTAGCTCAAGTATAAAAAATGTGTTGAATATTGCTTTTATGACTTTTGCATTAGTGCTGATTTCTGGTTTTTTGCTAGTACCACTATTGAAAATATTAGAAGTTCCTTCTTTCATTATTGGCAATAATTCTTTTTTGATTATACGTTGGGAGAATACTACAAAAGGATTTGGCTTTGAGTTTACTTTTTTATATTTTGTAATACTTAGTTTTATATTACTGTTACTAATTTCCTTTACTAATATGCTTAAACGACGACACTTCTAA
- a CDS encoding ABC transporter permease, giving the protein MMIRRIRNQLFKELEQFVRDRLGVALAFILPVIALLIIGYAIRLEAKNIALAVRDLDQTSFSRSYIERLYATNLFVPAQWQGEQFPDAIDRGAAQVQVTIPPDFTAEVQAGKTGNLQVVIDGSDVINARVTRLAIQGTTLSVVQAQLGKLADSVGVISQVRLWFNPGRQESLFIVPGSYGVILAIFPPLLIAIALVREKEQGTILQLYASSLSASELLLGKSLAYTLVGLGEALILFIVGFLLFQVRVIGDPTPLIIGTPIFIWVSVQLGLIIGIFTTTQSAAVQAIGTIKVLTAFLLAGFLFPLNTVPFPFSIASYLVPVRYYIELCRDVFVRGSGWFGTWHLIGALLLLGIVEFAIAWWGMRRMQL; this is encoded by the coding sequence ATGATGATTCGCCGCATTCGCAATCAATTATTCAAAGAATTAGAGCAGTTTGTGCGCGATCGCTTAGGTGTTGCCCTCGCCTTCATTTTACCTGTAATTGCCCTGCTAATTATTGGGTATGCAATTCGGCTGGAAGCGAAAAACATTGCTCTGGCGGTGCGGGATCTTGACCAAACAAGCTTCAGCCGGAGTTATATTGAACGACTATACGCCACCAATTTATTTGTCCCAGCACAATGGCAAGGCGAACAATTTCCCGATGCGATCGACCGGGGAGCAGCTCAAGTGCAAGTTACGATTCCACCAGACTTTACTGCTGAGGTACAAGCAGGCAAAACTGGAAATCTTCAAGTTGTGATTGATGGCAGTGATGTGATCAACGCACGGGTAACAAGATTGGCGATTCAGGGAACAACTTTGTCAGTTGTACAAGCCCAACTCGGTAAACTTGCTGACTCTGTTGGTGTAATTTCCCAAGTGCGACTTTGGTTTAATCCGGGACGACAAGAATCATTATTTATTGTACCTGGAAGTTACGGAGTGATTTTAGCCATCTTTCCGCCGTTGTTGATAGCGATCGCCTTAGTGCGAGAAAAAGAACAAGGGACAATTCTACAGCTTTACGCCTCTAGCCTCAGCGCCTCGGAACTATTGCTAGGTAAATCCTTGGCATATACCCTCGTGGGATTGGGAGAAGCTTTAATTCTGTTTATTGTCGGTTTTTTGTTGTTTCAAGTCCGCGTGATTGGCGATCCCACCCCCTTAATTATTGGCACTCCCATATTCATCTGGGTAAGTGTACAACTCGGATTAATCATTGGCATTTTTACTACCACCCAAAGCGCAGCTGTACAGGCGATCGGCACAATTAAAGTGCTGACTGCCTTTTTGCTGGCAGGATTTTTGTTTCCCCTCAATACAGTGCCGTTTCCATTTTCCATTGCTTCCTATTTAGTCCCCGTGCGGTATTACATAGAACTTTGTCGGGATGTATTTGTGCGGGGTTCAGGCTGGTTTGGCACTTGGCATCTCATCGGTGCTTTGCTGCTTTTGGGAATTGTCGAGTTTGCGATCGCTTGGTGGGGAATGCGACGAATGCAACTATAG
- a CDS encoding CPBP family intramembrane glutamic endopeptidase: protein MKQKKQSLKQIGLFLLYTFSITWLCWLIIIIGNRYFNTLWYGEPLFWILDVIGSLGPAISSYIIYRQFNEDFGEESFVKYIFGKKIDTKVWLIFGLFSLWRLFMIWIAFGINKPISILSIIINLPLLILFGGLEELGWRGILQPKLEKLVNYLPSVLIVGIIWSIWHLPLWFIKGTVQSSFPFGLYLFSGIILTSSFTTIYKYTNNLFICVLSHAWFNGCIGLALYIGNNGALQLNLNWKVIVVFSIELIVSVILGIAYSRKKSLLSSYAIR from the coding sequence ATGAAACAAAAGAAGCAATCACTTAAGCAAATCGGACTTTTTCTACTTTACACTTTTTCCATAACATGGTTATGCTGGCTAATTATCATCATTGGAAACAGATATTTTAATACTCTTTGGTATGGGGAGCCTTTATTTTGGATATTGGACGTAATTGGTAGTTTGGGTCCAGCTATTAGTTCTTATATTATTTATCGACAGTTCAATGAAGATTTTGGTGAAGAATCTTTTGTTAAGTATATCTTTGGCAAAAAAATAGATACAAAAGTGTGGCTGATATTTGGATTATTCTCACTCTGGCGTTTATTTATGATTTGGATCGCTTTTGGAATTAATAAGCCTATATCAATTCTATCTATAATTATTAATTTGCCGCTACTTATCCTTTTCGGTGGATTAGAGGAATTAGGCTGGCGGGGGATTTTGCAACCTAAATTAGAAAAGTTGGTTAATTATTTACCTTCTGTCCTTATTGTGGGAATTATATGGAGTATATGGCATTTGCCATTATGGTTTATCAAAGGGACAGTCCAAAGTTCATTTCCCTTTGGATTATATTTATTTTCAGGAATCATTTTAACGTCCAGCTTTACAACTATTTATAAATACACAAATAACTTATTTATCTGTGTATTAAGTCATGCCTGGTTTAATGGATGTATTGGGTTAGCTTTATATATAGGTAATAATGGAGCATTGCAGCTAAATTTAAATTGGAAAGTAATTGTTGTTTTTTCCATTGAGCTAATAGTATCAGTCATTTTAGGAATAGCATATAGTCGCAAAAAATCCCTTTTGTCTAGTTATGCCATCCGATAG